A single region of the Thermoanaerobacterium aotearoense genome encodes:
- the istB gene encoding IS21-like element helper ATPase IstB, whose translation MNKKEISKEIEQFATSLRLPGIKKYFQENAKEAATRDISYEEYLYGLLQKEYDLRQEHAKENRIRLANFPYKKYLEDLKVEYLPDDANRKLKVLSSLEFIKNGQNVILAGNPGTGKTHIAIGLGIKACLAGYRVLFTTIPTLINQLKESRSEKTLHTFENKFAKYDLVIADELGYISFDKEGSELLFTNLSLRAGRKSTIITTNLSFERWAEIFQDPVMTAAMVDRLTHKAYLVNMNGNSYRLKETEEWIKSQNIA comes from the coding sequence ATGAACAAAAAAGAAATATCAAAAGAGATAGAACAATTTGCAACAAGCTTAAGACTACCAGGAATAAAAAAATACTTTCAGGAAAATGCAAAGGAGGCTGCGACAAGAGATATAAGCTATGAAGAATACTTATACGGATTGCTTCAAAAAGAATATGATCTAAGACAGGAGCATGCAAAAGAAAACCGTATAAGATTAGCTAATTTTCCATATAAGAAGTACCTAGAAGACCTAAAAGTAGAGTATCTACCAGATGATGCAAATAGAAAATTAAAGGTACTAAGTTCACTTGAATTTATTAAAAATGGACAAAATGTAATACTTGCAGGTAATCCTGGCACAGGCAAAACGCATATAGCAATAGGACTAGGCATAAAAGCTTGTTTAGCAGGATATAGAGTACTATTTACAACAATTCCAACTTTAATAAATCAATTAAAAGAAAGTAGGTCAGAGAAAACATTACACACTTTTGAAAACAAATTTGCAAAATATGACCTAGTAATAGCAGACGAACTTGGCTATATCTCTTTTGACAAAGAGGGATCTGAGCTTTTATTTACAAACTTATCATTAAGAGCAGGAAGAAAATCAACTATAATAACGACAAACTTATCATTTGAAAGGTGGGCTGAAATATTTCAAGATCCAGTGATGACAGCAGCGATGGTAGATAGACTAACGCATAAAGCCTATTTAGTAAATATGAATGGAAATTCATATAGACTTAAAGAAACGGAGGAATGGATAAAGAGTCAGAATATTGCTTAA
- a CDS encoding transposase: MKEVKLFIKGKLKTFQMAVFTSAKGNYRFAKLFPKQDTSCFQEAHAAFFENIKGVYHTVVYDNAKVMVKKFVGRSEKEPTEGLLKLSIYYCFKFRFCNTYRGNEKGHVERSVELVRRKAFSNKDCFDSMEEANNYLYEVCKKLNNTKNHLKDNKSPAEILEEERPYLLPQLPPFDAARCEDLRVDKYSTIVIDSCHYSVPDAYVGKIIFTKIYSHKILCYYGNVKITEHERIYGFNEWSIKIEHYLNTLKKKPGALPSSAALNQADPRLQQIYHTYYITKEKEFIDLLQYVGIVGIQKILDAIEKLRKIDPIDITTDKIKIICERKVDEYIENTKTNNEIEDKSKEMLLKFGSLMPKEAENFKEEAVI; encoded by the coding sequence GTGAAAGAAGTTAAGTTATTTATTAAAGGCAAGCTTAAAACATTTCAAATGGCTGTATTTACAAGCGCCAAAGGTAATTACAGGTTTGCAAAACTTTTTCCAAAACAAGATACTTCATGCTTTCAAGAAGCACATGCAGCATTTTTTGAAAACATAAAAGGCGTTTATCATACTGTAGTATATGACAACGCAAAAGTTATGGTCAAAAAATTTGTGGGAAGGAGTGAAAAAGAACCAACAGAAGGGCTTTTAAAACTATCAATATATTACTGCTTTAAATTTAGATTTTGCAATACATATAGAGGTAATGAAAAGGGACATGTTGAAAGAAGTGTAGAATTGGTAAGAAGAAAGGCATTTTCTAATAAAGATTGCTTTGACTCAATGGAAGAAGCTAATAACTATCTTTATGAAGTATGTAAAAAACTGAATAATACAAAAAATCATTTAAAAGACAACAAATCACCTGCAGAGATACTTGAAGAAGAGAGACCGTATTTGTTGCCCCAATTGCCACCATTTGATGCGGCAAGATGTGAAGACTTGCGGGTAGATAAATATTCAACAATAGTTATAGACTCATGTCATTATTCTGTACCGGATGCTTATGTCGGCAAAATCATATTTACAAAAATATATTCGCATAAAATACTATGCTATTACGGCAATGTAAAAATTACCGAACATGAGCGAATATACGGATTTAACGAATGGTCAATAAAAATAGAGCACTACTTGAATACACTAAAGAAAAAACCTGGGGCACTGCCGTCAAGTGCAGCGCTTAATCAGGCAGACCCAAGGTTGCAACAAATATACCATACCTATTATATCACTAAAGAGAAAGAATTTATAGATCTCTTGCAATATGTAGGTATAGTAGGTATACAAAAAATACTTGATGCTATTGAGAAATTAAGAAAAATAGATCCAATTGACATAACAACAGATAAAATAAAAATAATATGTGAAAGAAAGGTTGATGAATATATAGAAAATACAAAAACAAATAATGAAATAGAAGATAAATCGAAAGAAATGCTTTTAAAGTTCGGCAGCTTAATGCCTAAAGAGGCCGAAAATTTCAAAGAGGAGGCCGTCATTTAA
- a CDS encoding helix-turn-helix domain-containing protein, whose translation MELISLLNKQEIILSYIRDGKSQRQISRETGIDRKVIRKYIKKYEEKRRDLINEGKIDGNTDIQEIIDDIVEKPKYNVENRHKRKLTEEVINRIKFYLRENEQKRYLGQSKQQKKKIDIYNALREEGYDIGYTSVCQTINEILNDQKEAYIKAEYQLGDVCERS comes from the coding sequence GTGGAGTTGATATCATTGTTAAACAAACAAGAAATAATTTTATCATATATTAGAGATGGTAAATCTCAAAGACAGATATCTAGAGAAACTGGTATCGATAGAAAAGTTATCAGAAAGTATATTAAAAAATATGAAGAAAAGAGAAGGGACTTGATAAATGAAGGGAAAATAGATGGAAATACAGATATTCAAGAGATTATTGATGATATAGTTGAAAAGCCTAAGTACAATGTTGAAAACAGGCATAAAAGAAAATTAACTGAGGAAGTGATAAACCGCATAAAATTTTATCTTAGAGAAAATGAGCAAAAAAGATATTTAGGACAATCTAAACAACAAAAAAAGAAAATTGATATATATAATGCCTTAAGGGAAGAAGGCTATGACATTGGTTATACATCAGTTTGTCAAACAATAAATGAAATATTAAATGACCAAAAAGAAGCATATATAAAGGCAGAATATCAACTTGGGGATGTATGTGAAAGAAGTTAA
- a CDS encoding four helix bundle protein yields the protein MSESLVIKDFRTLKVWQKANSLEQEIGELVKGFPGYEQYRLTDQLIRASRSIGANIAEGNTQLFIKRELFHANSALGSAGECRNHLLTAYQNDYINREQYDALDKMLIEIIKMLFGYIKGLKSNSDNESDAATNW from the coding sequence ATGAGTGAAAGTTTAGTAATAAAGGATTTTAGGACGCTTAAGGTTTGGCAGAAAGCAAATAGTCTTGAGCAGGAGATAGGGGAATTGGTTAAAGGGTTTCCAGGATATGAGCAATATAGACTTACAGACCAATTAATTAGAGCCAGCCGCAGTATTGGAGCAAATATTGCCGAAGGAAATACCCAATTATTCATAAAAAGGGAACTCTTCCATGCCAACAGCGCACTTGGCAGTGCAGGAGAATGTAGAAATCATCTTCTTACTGCCTATCAAAATGATTATATCAATAGGGAACAATACGATGCTTTAGATAAAATGTTGATTGAAATTATCAAAATGTTATTTGGTTACATAAAAGGACTAAAATCTAACTCAGATAATGAATCTGATGCTGCTACTAATTGGTAG
- a CDS encoding Uma2 family endonuclease: MTLEKKILSLEEFLQMDKENEHRLEYFDGEVVYLESPSVEHQRVLLNIAAEFRNYFRGKSCEVFISPLDVWLTNKEKTTKVKVQPDLIVICDKTGLMENAYEGVPALVIEIISTSNQAHDRIRKYSTYMEFGINEYWMVNPELKTVEVYVLEEDEYKQAAIYKGSDCAASQIFDGLNIHLKEVFSKN; this comes from the coding sequence ATGACTCTTGAAAAGAAAATTCTAAGCCTTGAAGAGTTTTTGCAGATGGATAAAGAGAACGAACATAGATTAGAATATTTTGATGGTGAAGTAGTTTACCTCGAATCTCCGTCAGTAGAACACCAGCGGGTTTTATTAAACATCGCAGCAGAATTCCGAAACTATTTCAGAGGCAAATCTTGTGAGGTATTTATCTCCCCACTGGATGTCTGGTTAACAAATAAAGAAAAAACTACCAAAGTAAAAGTTCAGCCTGATTTAATAGTTATTTGTGATAAAACTGGATTAATGGAAAACGCATATGAGGGTGTACCAGCCCTAGTTATTGAAATAATTTCCACTTCTAATCAAGCCCATGACAGAATAAGAAAATACAGTACTTATATGGAATTTGGTATAAATGAATATTGGATGGTAAATCCAGAACTTAAAACAGTTGAGGTATATGTATTAGAAGAAGATGAGTACAAACAGGCTGCTATTTACAAAGGTAGTGATTGTGCTGCATCTCAAATTTTTGATGGGCTTAATATTCACTTAAAAGAAGTTTTTTCAAAAAACTAA
- a CDS encoding 4Fe-4S binding protein, giving the protein MKKMYREVDRLGKFKIPIYMLVIFISISIGLWIWFDNVFYFFNFMYIGFLVSFGIFLLIKKYKYSRQVVQFGVGLYMLVYLGLICRENMQIEGFWYYLFMGVFQAAVIHYAVAKIIGPLLFGRGWCGYACWTAAVLDLLPYKIPQNPRIKKLSFIRYIMFSGSILFVGVLFLLNNPDIEVVMFWSFIAGNIIYYAVGIIMAFILKDNRAFCKYICPITVFLKPASYFSLLRVKTDSKKCISCGKCKRVCPMNVDILDNKRGRENGTECILCMECVKSCPKGAVYF; this is encoded by the coding sequence ATGAAAAAGATGTATCGTGAGGTGGACAGGTTGGGAAAATTTAAAATACCGATATACATGCTTGTGATATTTATTAGCATATCAATTGGCTTGTGGATTTGGTTTGATAATGTGTTCTATTTTTTCAATTTCATGTATATAGGCTTTCTTGTGTCTTTCGGCATCTTTTTGCTGATAAAAAAATACAAATATTCAAGACAGGTTGTGCAATTTGGCGTGGGATTATATATGCTTGTCTATCTTGGGCTTATATGCCGTGAGAATATGCAGATTGAAGGTTTCTGGTACTACTTGTTCATGGGGGTATTTCAAGCAGCAGTAATACATTATGCTGTAGCCAAAATTATTGGCCCGCTGTTATTTGGAAGAGGATGGTGCGGATATGCCTGCTGGACTGCTGCGGTTTTAGATTTACTGCCTTATAAGATTCCTCAAAATCCACGCATAAAAAAACTTTCCTTTATACGGTATATCATGTTTTCAGGTTCTATACTATTTGTAGGCGTTTTGTTTCTATTAAATAATCCTGACATTGAAGTTGTGATGTTTTGGAGTTTTATTGCGGGGAATATCATATACTATGCAGTTGGAATAATAATGGCTTTCATACTGAAAGACAACAGGGCGTTTTGTAAATACATATGCCCTATAACAGTATTTTTAAAACCGGCAAGTTATTTTTCGCTGCTTAGGGTAAAAACAGACAGCAAAAAGTGTATTTCTTGCGGGAAATGCAAAAGAGTATGTCCCATGAATGTAGATATTTTAGACAACAAAAGAGGCAGGGAAAATGGAACAGAGTGCATTTTATGCATGGAATGTGTGAAAAGTTGTCCTAAAGGTGCTGTTTATTTTTAA
- the glmS gene encoding glutamine--fructose-6-phosphate transaminase (isomerizing), protein MCGIVGYIGDEQATPILVEGLKKLEYRGYDSAGIAVINDGNINIKKAKGRISQLEESLKKENLFGSVGIGHTRWATHGEPSDINSHPHLSQSGIIAVVHNGIIENYLPLKKRLIEEGYTFKSETDTEVVANLLEYYYKGDIVEAVMKVLDRIEGSYALGVLSKDHPDMIVAARKDAPLIVGLGDGENYIASDVPAILRHTRKVYFLDDKEIAIIKKDSVKIIDAFGKDVQKSVFEVKWDVESAEKGGYEHFMLKEIHEQPNAIKDTLRGRIVNDNEIVLDKVNITKDEIDKIDKIFIVACGTAYHAGVVGKYVIEKFARIPVEVDIASEFRYREPIINKNTLTIVVSQSGETADTIAALKEAKRNGSKVIAITNVVGSSISREADDVIYTWAGPEIAVASTKAYTTQLVALYLIALDLALKKGTIDKEYAKAICDELKQLPDKAKHILDYKDELQEFAANHFNSKDVFYLGRGLDYAVAMEGSLKLKEISYIHSEAYAAGELKHGTLALIEDGTLVIALATQEHLFEKMLSNIREVTTRGGYVLAFAMKGNNQLEGIVEKVLYIPKTMEEVAPIITVIPLQLLAYYMAVEKGCDVDKPRNLAKSVTVE, encoded by the coding sequence ATGTGTGGAATTGTTGGATATATTGGTGATGAACAGGCGACACCAATATTAGTAGAGGGACTTAAAAAGCTGGAGTACAGAGGATATGACTCAGCAGGAATAGCTGTAATAAATGATGGCAACATAAATATAAAAAAGGCAAAAGGCAGAATAAGCCAGCTTGAAGAATCATTGAAAAAGGAGAATCTTTTTGGTTCCGTTGGAATTGGCCATACCAGATGGGCAACACATGGCGAACCATCTGATATAAATTCACATCCACATTTGTCACAGTCCGGGATAATTGCCGTTGTTCATAACGGTATAATAGAAAATTATCTGCCATTAAAGAAAAGGCTGATAGAGGAAGGTTACACATTTAAGTCAGAAACGGATACAGAAGTGGTGGCAAATCTTCTTGAGTACTATTACAAGGGAGATATAGTAGAGGCCGTTATGAAAGTCCTCGATAGAATAGAGGGATCTTATGCGCTTGGTGTACTTTCAAAAGACCATCCAGATATGATAGTTGCTGCAAGAAAAGATGCTCCACTTATAGTTGGCCTTGGAGATGGTGAAAACTATATTGCATCAGACGTGCCAGCCATATTGAGACACACGAGAAAAGTGTACTTCCTTGATGATAAAGAAATTGCGATAATTAAGAAAGACAGTGTCAAGATAATAGATGCATTTGGCAAAGATGTGCAGAAATCTGTATTTGAGGTAAAATGGGACGTTGAGTCGGCAGAAAAAGGCGGCTATGAGCATTTCATGTTGAAAGAAATCCATGAACAGCCAAACGCTATAAAAGATACATTAAGAGGACGCATAGTTAATGACAACGAAATAGTTTTGGATAAAGTAAATATAACAAAAGATGAAATTGACAAGATTGATAAGATATTCATAGTCGCTTGTGGAACGGCATATCACGCTGGTGTGGTTGGCAAATATGTGATTGAAAAGTTTGCCAGAATACCAGTAGAAGTCGATATAGCATCAGAATTCAGGTATAGAGAACCTATTATAAATAAAAATACATTGACGATAGTAGTCAGCCAATCAGGTGAAACTGCTGATACGATTGCAGCTTTAAAGGAAGCAAAAAGAAATGGCTCAAAAGTTATAGCAATTACAAATGTGGTGGGTAGCTCTATATCAAGAGAAGCCGATGATGTCATATACACTTGGGCAGGACCTGAAATTGCCGTTGCATCTACAAAAGCTTATACTACACAGCTTGTGGCGCTATACCTAATTGCTTTGGATTTAGCGCTTAAAAAAGGAACAATAGATAAAGAATATGCTAAAGCCATCTGCGATGAATTAAAGCAGCTTCCAGATAAAGCAAAGCACATACTTGATTATAAAGATGAGCTTCAAGAATTTGCGGCAAACCATTTTAATTCAAAAGATGTGTTCTACTTAGGAAGAGGTCTTGATTATGCTGTCGCTATGGAAGGCTCACTAAAGTTAAAGGAAATATCCTATATACACTCAGAAGCTTATGCGGCAGGTGAGTTGAAGCATGGCACATTGGCCCTTATTGAGGATGGCACGTTAGTCATAGCATTAGCAACTCAAGAACACCTTTTTGAAAAGATGCTAAGCAATATAAGAGAAGTTACAACGAGAGGTGGATACGTGCTTGCTTTTGCAATGAAAGGTAACAACCAATTAGAAGGTATAGTCGAAAAAGTCCTTTATATACCAAAGACTATGGAAGAAGTCGCACCAATAATAACAGTAATACCGCTACAGCTTTTAGCGTACTACATGGCAGTAGAAAAAGGCTGCGACGTCGACAAACCAAGGAATCTCGCAAAGAGCGTGACGGTTGAATAA
- the glmM gene encoding phosphoglucosamine mutase, producing the protein MARLFGTDGVRGIANKDLTPQLAFELGRAGAYVLTECSRRPKILIGRDSRVSGDMLQSALTAGLTSVGAEVIDAGIIPTPAVAYLTRHYKLDAGVVISASHNPVEYNGIKFFNKDGYKLPDEVEDKIEKIINEKSQLPTPTGLDVGNAVESKSAQRDYIEFLKSTIDCDLKGLRVVLDCAYGASSTVAPILFHELGADVILYGSHPNGEKINVKCGSTNPKVLQEIVAGTGADVGFAFDGDADRLIAVDENGDVVDGDHIMAMCGIHLKNTGKLNKNTVVVTVMSNIGLDIALKQNGIDVVKTKVGDRYVLEEMVKNGYSIGGEQSGHIIFLDHNTTGDGEITALKVAELLVKSGEKMSQLANVMVSYPQVLINAKVKNELKYKYMDDEDIAREIEKLEEEMKGEGRVLIRPSGTEPLVRVMVEGKDQEKIESMARELANLIEKKLG; encoded by the coding sequence ATGGCTAGATTATTTGGCACAGATGGTGTAAGAGGGATTGCCAACAAAGATCTTACGCCACAACTTGCATTTGAGCTTGGAAGAGCTGGCGCATACGTCCTAACGGAATGTTCAAGAAGGCCAAAAATTTTAATAGGACGAGACAGCAGAGTGTCTGGAGATATGCTTCAGAGTGCATTGACAGCGGGACTTACGTCTGTTGGAGCAGAGGTCATAGATGCTGGTATTATACCTACGCCTGCTGTTGCATATTTAACAAGACATTATAAATTAGATGCTGGTGTTGTCATTTCAGCGTCACATAATCCTGTGGAGTACAATGGCATCAAATTTTTTAATAAAGATGGATATAAGCTTCCTGATGAAGTAGAAGACAAAATAGAGAAGATAATAAATGAAAAAAGCCAGTTGCCAACACCTACAGGCTTGGATGTTGGAAATGCAGTAGAAAGTAAGAGTGCACAGAGGGATTACATCGAATTTTTGAAATCTACTATAGACTGTGATTTAAAAGGACTTAGAGTAGTTTTAGATTGTGCATACGGCGCAAGCAGCACAGTTGCACCGATACTTTTTCACGAATTAGGCGCAGACGTGATATTATACGGTTCACATCCAAATGGAGAAAAAATAAATGTCAAATGTGGATCTACAAATCCAAAAGTGCTTCAAGAGATCGTGGCTGGAACAGGTGCTGATGTAGGATTTGCTTTTGATGGTGATGCAGACAGGCTTATTGCTGTTGATGAAAATGGCGATGTTGTGGACGGAGACCACATAATGGCTATGTGTGGTATACATCTTAAAAATACAGGAAAACTAAATAAAAATACAGTTGTCGTTACGGTTATGAGCAATATAGGATTAGACATAGCATTAAAGCAAAATGGAATAGATGTAGTAAAGACAAAAGTTGGAGATAGATATGTCTTAGAGGAAATGGTGAAAAATGGTTATTCAATAGGCGGTGAACAATCAGGACACATAATTTTCCTCGATCACAACACAACAGGCGATGGCGAGATAACTGCTTTAAAAGTAGCAGAATTGCTCGTTAAAAGTGGTGAAAAGATGTCACAATTGGCCAATGTCATGGTATCATATCCGCAAGTTTTGATAAATGCAAAAGTTAAAAATGAGCTGAAATATAAATACATGGACGATGAAGATATAGCTAGAGAGATAGAAAAACTCGAGGAAGAGATGAAAGGAGAAGGTCGAGTCCTTATAAGACCTTCAGGAACAGAGCCATTAGTGAGAGTGATGGTAGAAGGTAAAGATCAAGAAAAGATAGAATCAATGGCCAGAGAATTGGCAAATTTGATTGAAAAGAAGTTAGGATAA
- a CDS encoding lysophospholipid acyltransferase family protein: MILYYFIKVITLAIISLFFGLNVDLLDDLPDGPCIFVANHKSILDPVVLMDSIDRRVFFIASKDLYKIPILNFILSALETIPIKKNSADVNALKKAIKMLDDGRSIALFPEGGISLDKSVIKIYKGAMYISCKTGCPIVPVGIRGTDGVLPMGEYFPHAGKISVTIGRSIYPDMSINKNDCLDKMAYEVLNSLNSLINNHDLK; this comes from the coding sequence ATGATTTTGTACTATTTTATTAAGGTTATTACTTTAGCGATTATATCCCTATTTTTTGGACTCAACGTAGATTTATTAGATGATTTGCCGGATGGACCATGTATATTTGTGGCTAATCACAAAAGCATATTAGACCCTGTAGTCCTTATGGATTCCATCGATAGAAGAGTTTTTTTCATAGCCAGTAAAGATTTGTATAAGATACCTATTTTAAATTTTATTTTAAGCGCTTTAGAAACAATACCTATCAAAAAAAATTCTGCAGATGTAAACGCGTTAAAGAAAGCCATCAAAATGCTTGATGATGGACGATCTATTGCTTTGTTTCCAGAGGGAGGAATATCACTTGACAAAAGTGTAATAAAAATTTACAAAGGTGCCATGTATATCTCATGCAAAACAGGATGTCCAATTGTACCTGTAGGCATAAGAGGAACTGATGGCGTATTGCCTATGGGAGAGTACTTTCCACATGCAGGAAAGATTTCTGTAACGATAGGTAGAAGCATATACCCAGATATGTCGATAAATAAAAATGATTGCTTGGATAAGATGGCTTATGAAGTGTTAAATTCATTAAATAGCCTTATAAATAATCATGATTTAAAATAG
- a CDS encoding 2-oxoacid:acceptor oxidoreductase family protein gives MEERIIFAGFGGQGIMSMGLIMSYAGMMDGKNVSWLPSYGPEMRGGTANCHVTISDEPVGSPIINEATVVVAMNRPSLEKYEQDIVKGGLLLINSSLITIEHKRRDIEVYRIPTNDIANQLGNLKVANSIMIGVLMGLKNMISEAAIKISFGKVFEGKENLIPLNIKAYERGKEFISSISSQLVAR, from the coding sequence ATGGAAGAGAGGATCATATTTGCAGGATTTGGTGGACAGGGCATCATGTCGATGGGGCTTATAATGTCATACGCAGGAATGATGGATGGGAAAAACGTATCATGGCTTCCGTCGTATGGACCAGAGATGAGAGGAGGCACAGCCAACTGCCATGTTACCATATCTGACGAACCAGTAGGTTCGCCCATAATAAATGAGGCAACTGTAGTTGTGGCGATGAATAGGCCTTCTTTAGAAAAGTATGAACAAGATATTGTAAAAGGTGGATTGCTGCTTATAAATAGCTCGTTGATTACTATAGAACACAAAAGAAGGGATATTGAAGTATACAGAATCCCTACAAATGATATTGCAAATCAACTGGGAAATCTCAAAGTGGCTAATTCAATCATGATTGGGGTTTTGATGGGTTTAAAAAACATGATCAGCGAGGCTGCTATTAAAATTTCGTTTGGCAAGGTTTTTGAAGGCAAAGAAAATCTCATACCTTTAAATATAAAAGCATACGAAAGAGGCAAAGAATTTATATCTTCTATATCTTCTCAACTTGTGGCAAGATAA
- a CDS encoding thiamine pyrophosphate-dependent enzyme, with amino-acid sequence MTVVFQKTKGLTDTPFHYCPGCTHGIVHRLVAETMEELGVLDKAIGVAPVGCAVFAYEYFNCDMQEAAHGRAPAVATGIKRVHPDKIVFTYQGDGDLAAIGTAETVHAAARGENITVIFINNAIYGMTGGQMAPTSLIGQETLTTPYGRKPETNGYPIKMCEMLSTLEGAAYIERVSVYDVKHVLNAKKAIKNAFKAQINKKGFSMIEVLSSCPTNWGMSPNEALKWIKDKMEQYYPLGVYKNTLEEEK; translated from the coding sequence ATGACAGTAGTATTTCAAAAAACAAAAGGACTAACAGACACACCATTTCACTACTGTCCAGGCTGCACGCATGGCATAGTCCATAGACTTGTAGCAGAAACAATGGAAGAATTAGGAGTATTAGACAAAGCAATAGGCGTTGCACCAGTAGGATGCGCAGTATTCGCCTACGAATACTTCAACTGTGACATGCAAGAAGCAGCCCATGGAAGAGCACCAGCAGTAGCCACAGGCATAAAAAGAGTACACCCTGACAAAATAGTATTCACATACCAAGGAGATGGAGACTTAGCAGCAATAGGAACAGCAGAAACAGTACACGCAGCAGCAAGAGGAGAAAACATAACAGTAATATTCATAAACAACGCCATATACGGCATGACAGGAGGCCAAATGGCACCAACATCACTGATAGGGCAAGAAACCCTCACAACCCCGTACGGAAGAAAACCAGAAACAAACGGATACCCAATAAAAATGTGTGAAATGCTGTCAACATTAGAAGGAGCAGCGTACATCGAAAGAGTATCAGTGTACGACGTAAAACACGTATTAAACGCCAAAAAAGCGATCAAAAATGCATTCAAAGCCCAAATAAACAAAAAAGGCTTTTCAATGATAGAAGTCCTGTCAAGCTGTCCAACAAACTGGGGCATGTCACCAAATGAAGCACTAAAATGGATAAAAGACAAGATGGAGCAATACTATCCATTAGGTGTATACAAAAACACCTTAGAGGAGGAAAAATAA
- a CDS encoding 3-methyl-2-oxobutanoate dehydrogenase subunit VorB, translating into MAKVLMKGNEALAEAAIQAGCRHYFGYPITPQNEVTAYMAKRMPEVGGVFLQAESEVSAINMVYGAGGAGARVLITSSSPGISLMQEGISYIAGAEVPCVIANIMRGGPGLGGIQPSQSDYFQATKGGGHGDYKLIVLAPSTIQEMAELVQQAFHIADKYRNPVMILGDGMLGQMMEPVDFDILKKEENKIEEKPWATTGKGTRNKRNIINSLELDPQILEKHNIEIFKKYQKAAKEEVRYEMTNCEEAEIILVAYGTIARVAKNAIEIAKRENIKVGLIRPISLWPFPEEPFKKTKDHVKAYLTIEMSMGQMIEDVKIAVNGQKEVYFYGRVGGMVPEPMAILEEIKKIRGKK; encoded by the coding sequence ATGGCAAAAGTACTCATGAAAGGAAATGAAGCGTTGGCTGAAGCTGCAATACAAGCCGGTTGCAGGCATTATTTCGGATATCCAATAACACCACAAAACGAAGTAACAGCGTACATGGCAAAAAGAATGCCAGAAGTAGGAGGAGTATTCTTACAGGCAGAAAGCGAAGTATCAGCAATAAACATGGTATACGGAGCAGGAGGAGCAGGAGCGAGAGTCCTCATAACATCCTCAAGCCCAGGGATAAGCCTGATGCAAGAAGGAATATCATATATAGCAGGAGCAGAAGTACCATGCGTAATAGCCAACATAATGAGAGGCGGACCAGGCTTAGGAGGAATACAGCCATCCCAATCAGACTACTTTCAAGCCACAAAAGGCGGAGGACATGGAGACTACAAGCTCATAGTCTTGGCCCCATCAACAATACAAGAAATGGCAGAATTAGTACAACAAGCATTCCACATAGCTGACAAATACAGAAACCCTGTAATGATATTAGGAGACGGAATGCTAGGCCAAATGATGGAACCAGTAGACTTTGACATCCTAAAAAAAGAAGAAAACAAAATAGAAGAAAAACCATGGGCCACAACAGGCAAGGGAACAAGAAACAAAAGAAACATCATAAACTCATTAGAATTAGACCCACAAATATTAGAAAAACACAACATAGAAATATTCAAAAAATACCAAAAAGCAGCAAAAGAAGAAGTACGATATGAAATGACAAACTGCGAAGAAGCAGAAATAATACTTGTAGCATACGGCACAATAGCAAGAGTCGCCAAAAACGCAATCGAAATAGCAAAAAGAGAAAACATCAAAGTAGGCTTAATAAGGCCCATATCACTATGGCCATTTCCAGAAGAACCATTCAAAAAAACAAAAGACCACGTAAAAGCCTACCTAACCATAGAAATGAGCATGGGACAGATGATAGAAGACGTAAAAATAGCAGTCAACGGACAAAAAGAAGTCTACTTTTACGGAAGAGTAGGAGGAATGGTACCAGAACCCATGGCGATATTAGAAGAAATCAAGAAAATAAGGGGGAAAAAATGA